In the genome of Solibacillus silvestris, one region contains:
- a CDS encoding serine dehydratase: MDVLFRSVRELVELAEREGKLISELMIEQEMLITGRSREDIFKQMDRNLTIMEEAVERGLKGVQSVTGLTGGDAVLIQNYIKKGNTLAGDLLLDAVSKAVATNEVNAAMGTICATPTAGSAGVVPGTLFAVQNKLNPTREQMIRYLFTSGAFGFIVANNASISGAEGGCQAEVGSASAMAAAAIVEMAGGTAQQSSEAFAITLKNMLGLVCDPVAGLVEVPCVKRNAMGASNSLVAADMALAGVTSRIPCDEVIGAMYRIGQAMSPNLKETARGGLAATPTGKAITHAIFEGGDLKSLLKSRVGSN; the protein is encoded by the coding sequence ATGGATGTTTTATTCCGCAGTGTTCGAGAGTTAGTGGAGTTGGCTGAGAGAGAAGGAAAGCTTATTTCCGAGTTAATGATTGAGCAGGAAATGTTAATTACAGGTCGCTCTCGTGAAGATATTTTTAAACAGATGGACCGCAACTTAACGATTATGGAAGAAGCAGTAGAGCGCGGCTTAAAAGGTGTACAATCCGTAACAGGTTTAACTGGTGGCGATGCTGTGCTCATTCAAAATTATATTAAAAAAGGCAATACATTAGCCGGAGACCTTTTACTTGATGCTGTCAGCAAAGCTGTTGCAACAAATGAAGTGAATGCGGCAATGGGTACAATTTGTGCGACTCCAACAGCAGGTTCAGCGGGAGTAGTTCCGGGGACATTATTTGCAGTTCAAAATAAATTAAATCCGACACGTGAACAAATGATTCGCTATTTATTCACTTCGGGAGCATTTGGATTTATCGTTGCGAACAATGCTTCGATTTCAGGTGCAGAAGGCGGCTGTCAGGCAGAAGTCGGCAGTGCATCGGCAATGGCGGCGGCAGCGATTGTAGAAATGGCTGGCGGAACAGCGCAGCAAAGTTCGGAAGCATTTGCGATCACGCTGAAAAATATGCTCGGATTAGTATGTGACCCGGTTGCAGGCTTAGTGGAAGTACCTTGTGTTAAACGTAATGCAATGGGTGCATCCAACTCATTAGTCGCAGCGGATATGGCATTGGCAGGTGTGACAAGCCGCATTCCATGTGATGAGGTAATCGGCGCAATGTACCGAATCGGTCAGGCAATGAGCCCGAACTTGAAAGAAACAGCGCGAGGCGGTTTAGCCGCAACACCAACGGGCAAAGCGATTACCCATGCAATCTTTGAAGGCGGAGACCTGAAAAGCCTGCTCAAATCTCGTGTAGGCAGTAACTAA
- a CDS encoding malonyl CoA-acyl carrier protein transacylase has protein sequence MTKIAFIFPGQGSQTVGMGAEFVANDEVSKQYYKRADEVLNLPLSDYMLNGPQETLTLTYHAQPALLTSGVMIANKLIEAGIAPQYTAGHSLGEYSAFVISGVIDFEDAVQTVHRRGVFMDEAVPAGQGAMAAILALDGEKLDAICQQVSAEGEVVQVANFNCPGQIVISGTKQGVDEACKRAKEAGAKRALPLVVSGPFHSSLMQEAAHNLKNTVANLPLQEPNIPVMSNVTSELLTTVEAIKEEMVAQVTSSVQWQQNIEKLIAEGVTVFIECGPGKVLSGLVKKIDRNVQTYCVYDEASLTQVVEASKEWKQWV, from the coding sequence ATGACAAAAATTGCTTTTATTTTTCCAGGACAAGGTTCACAAACTGTAGGGATGGGTGCGGAGTTTGTTGCGAATGATGAAGTAAGCAAACAGTATTATAAACGAGCGGACGAAGTGTTAAACCTTCCATTGTCGGACTATATGTTAAACGGTCCACAAGAAACATTGACACTGACATACCATGCTCAGCCGGCTTTATTGACATCAGGGGTGATGATCGCAAATAAGCTGATTGAAGCTGGTATTGCACCGCAATATACTGCGGGACATTCATTAGGAGAGTACAGTGCATTTGTCATTTCAGGAGTAATTGATTTTGAAGATGCAGTTCAAACGGTTCATAGACGGGGTGTATTTATGGACGAGGCAGTACCTGCAGGTCAAGGAGCAATGGCAGCTATATTGGCGTTAGATGGAGAAAAACTAGACGCCATTTGCCAGCAAGTATCCGCTGAAGGAGAAGTCGTTCAAGTAGCGAACTTCAACTGTCCGGGCCAAATTGTGATTTCAGGGACGAAACAAGGTGTTGACGAAGCATGTAAAAGAGCGAAGGAAGCAGGAGCAAAACGAGCTTTACCATTAGTCGTAAGCGGTCCTTTCCATAGTTCATTAATGCAGGAAGCGGCACATAATTTAAAGAATACGGTAGCAAATTTACCATTACAGGAACCAAACATTCCGGTAATGAGCAATGTGACTTCAGAGCTCTTAACAACTGTTGAAGCGATTAAAGAAGAAATGGTAGCCCAAGTAACAAGCTCAGTACAATGGCAACAAAACATTGAAAAGCTTATTGCTGAAGGGGTAACGGTCTTTATCGAGTGCGGACCAGGAAAAGTATTATCAGGCTTAGTGAAAAAAATTGACCGCAATGTACAAACATACTGTGTATATGATGAGGCGAGTTTGACACAAGTTGTTGAGGCATCAAAGGAGTGGAAACAATGGGTTTAA
- a CDS encoding serine dehydratase, whose translation MKFTSVFDIIGPVMIGPSSSHTAGAARIGRVARDLFGRQPKWAKIYLYGSFAETYRGHGTDVAIIGGLLDYDTDDERIKTSFAEAEKAGLQFEFIPETANKEHPNTARILMGDDESEMSVEGISIGGGKIEISEVNGFKLRLTGGMPAILVVHDDRAGCIANVANCLAMHDVNIGHMEVSRIERGLTALMVIEVDQNIDKRLLEQISYIPHITKVSKINN comes from the coding sequence ATGAAATTTACTTCGGTTTTTGATATTATTGGACCTGTTATGATTGGTCCGTCCTCTTCACATACAGCAGGGGCAGCACGTATTGGACGTGTTGCACGCGATTTGTTTGGACGTCAGCCGAAATGGGCGAAAATTTATTTATACGGTTCTTTTGCCGAAACATACCGCGGTCATGGTACGGATGTGGCGATTATAGGTGGATTACTAGATTATGATACGGATGATGAACGTATTAAAACTTCTTTTGCTGAAGCGGAAAAAGCAGGCTTACAGTTTGAGTTTATTCCTGAAACAGCCAATAAAGAGCATCCGAATACTGCGCGCATTTTAATGGGCGATGATGAATCGGAAATGAGCGTTGAAGGTATTTCAATTGGTGGCGGTAAAATTGAGATTAGCGAAGTAAATGGCTTTAAGCTGCGTCTGACAGGCGGGATGCCGGCAATTCTGGTTGTGCATGATGACCGTGCTGGTTGTATTGCAAACGTGGCGAACTGTTTGGCCATGCATGATGTCAATATTGGACATATGGAAGTATCGCGTATTGAACGTGGATTAACGGCTTTAATGGTAATTGAAGTCGATCAAAATATAGATAAGCGTCTGTTAGAGCAAATCTCATATATTCCACATATTACGAAGGTATCGAAAATTAATAACTAG
- a CDS encoding phosphate acyltransferase, translated as MKIAVDGMGGDNAPQAIIEGVFIALEDFPKLTIDLYGDEQKMAPYLKNHERLTVIHCSEVVEAEDDPARAVRRKKDSSMARMLDAVAEGKADACLSAGNTGALMAGGLFKVGRIDGVARPALATTLPTINGDGFLMLDLGANADAKPENLLQYAIMGDIYVKQVRGQKAPRIGLLNIGTEDKKGNELTKASFTLLKEADFNFEGNVEARELLNGVADVVVTDGFTGNMVLKTIEGTAGTVFKMLKEALFATTKTKIAAALVKNDLKQLKGKMDYTEYGGAALFGLKAPVIKAHGSSNARAIYSAIRQATIMVEHKVCETIAEKIEQLPKPE; from the coding sequence ATGAAAATAGCAGTAGATGGTATGGGCGGAGATAACGCACCACAGGCAATCATAGAAGGAGTCTTTATTGCGCTTGAAGATTTTCCGAAATTAACGATTGATCTATATGGCGATGAACAGAAAATGGCGCCATATTTAAAAAATCACGAACGCTTAACGGTTATTCATTGTAGTGAAGTTGTAGAGGCAGAGGACGATCCGGCACGCGCAGTACGCCGCAAAAAAGATTCTTCAATGGCTCGTATGCTGGATGCAGTTGCTGAAGGAAAGGCGGACGCTTGTTTATCGGCAGGGAATACTGGTGCCTTAATGGCAGGCGGACTTTTCAAAGTAGGACGTATTGATGGAGTAGCGCGTCCTGCATTAGCAACAACTTTACCGACAATTAATGGCGACGGCTTCCTTATGCTTGATTTAGGTGCCAATGCAGATGCAAAACCTGAAAACTTATTACAGTACGCAATTATGGGAGATATTTATGTGAAGCAAGTTCGCGGTCAAAAAGCACCTCGAATTGGATTATTAAATATCGGTACTGAAGATAAAAAAGGGAATGAATTAACTAAAGCGTCATTTACATTATTAAAAGAAGCGGACTTTAACTTTGAAGGCAATGTAGAAGCACGAGAATTGCTGAATGGGGTCGCTGATGTGGTCGTAACGGACGGGTTTACAGGCAATATGGTGCTGAAAACAATCGAAGGTACGGCAGGCACGGTATTCAAAATGTTGAAGGAAGCGTTATTTGCTACGACAAAAACGAAAATTGCTGCTGCATTAGTAAAGAATGATTTAAAACAGCTAAAAGGTAAAATGGACTATACAGAATACGGTGGGGCGGCTTTATTCGGCCTGAAAGCACCTGTTATTAAAGCACATGGTTCATCGAATGCACGTGCGATTTACAGTGCGATTCGTCAAGCGACAATTATGGTAGAGCATAAAGTATGCGAAACAATTGCCGAAAAAATCGAGCAATTGCCAAAGCCAGAATAA
- a CDS encoding ATP-dependent DNA helicase RecG has product MIHEPVSQLKGIGKETAENLMKIGIETIHDLIWTFPYRHEDFRLKDLTETPHNERVTIEARVESEPTVLFLGKNKSRLQFTALAGRHLIKVVFFNQNYLRQKISTGGIITVTGKWDRGRQVIVGSSVTFGPKTEQVDFEPVYSLKGNIQQKRFRKYMRQALDTVKEELPETLPNYLRESYQLVNIQEALEGVHFPLNADHAKQARRRFVYEELLQFQLRIQALRKANKENEKGISVRFDLEKLKAFITTLPYELTGAQKRVVNEICKDLLLPQRMNRLLQGDVGSGKTVVAAIGLYAAVTAGYQGALMAPTEILAEQHAENLHMWFDPIGVKIALLSGSTKTKARRELLAQLAAGEIDILIGTHALIQPDVEFKKLGFVITDEQHRFGVEQRRVLREKGENPDVLFMTATPIPRTLAITAFGEMDVSIIDELPAGRKEIETHWLKKEQLNSVLMRMTQELEAGRQAYVIAPLIEESDKLDVQNAVEAYEQLKAYFGTRFEIGLMHGRLHSDEKDAVMRAFSDGEIHVLVSTTVVEVGVNVPNATFMTIYDAERFGLAQLHQLRGRVGRGEHQSYCVLIADPKTDEGKERMMSMTETNDGFRLAEKDLELRGSGDFFGKRQSGLPEFKLADLVHDYRALETARQDAEKMLYDEAFWKDQEYEFLREDLTASGVMQGERID; this is encoded by the coding sequence ATGATTCATGAGCCAGTTTCACAATTAAAGGGAATCGGAAAAGAAACAGCCGAAAATTTAATGAAAATTGGCATCGAGACAATCCATGACTTGATTTGGACATTTCCATACCGCCATGAAGATTTTCGATTAAAAGATTTAACTGAAACACCGCATAATGAGCGTGTAACGATTGAAGCACGTGTCGAAAGTGAACCGACCGTATTATTTTTAGGGAAAAATAAATCCCGACTACAATTTACGGCTCTTGCAGGAAGACATTTAATTAAAGTTGTGTTTTTCAATCAAAATTATTTGCGGCAAAAAATTTCAACTGGCGGCATCATAACCGTTACCGGTAAATGGGATCGCGGACGTCAAGTTATTGTCGGATCGTCCGTGACATTCGGACCGAAAACAGAACAAGTGGATTTTGAGCCTGTTTATAGTTTAAAGGGGAATATTCAGCAAAAGCGCTTCCGTAAATATATGCGCCAGGCGTTGGATACTGTGAAGGAAGAACTGCCTGAAACATTGCCAAATTATCTGCGTGAAAGCTATCAGTTAGTTAATATTCAAGAAGCGCTCGAAGGGGTGCATTTTCCGCTAAATGCAGATCATGCAAAACAGGCCCGTCGCCGTTTCGTATATGAGGAATTACTGCAGTTCCAGCTGCGTATTCAAGCCCTAAGAAAAGCAAATAAGGAAAATGAGAAAGGAATTTCCGTTCGCTTTGATCTGGAAAAATTAAAAGCATTTATAACGACATTGCCATATGAGCTTACAGGTGCCCAAAAGCGGGTTGTCAATGAAATTTGCAAAGATTTGTTATTGCCGCAACGTATGAATCGTCTGCTTCAAGGGGATGTAGGATCTGGAAAGACTGTCGTGGCAGCGATCGGACTATATGCAGCTGTAACGGCAGGATATCAAGGGGCTCTAATGGCGCCGACCGAAATTTTAGCAGAGCAACATGCAGAAAACCTGCATATGTGGTTTGATCCAATTGGCGTTAAGATAGCATTATTATCGGGCTCGACAAAGACAAAGGCACGCCGTGAATTATTGGCACAACTTGCAGCAGGAGAAATCGATATTCTTATTGGGACACATGCACTCATTCAGCCGGATGTTGAATTCAAGAAGCTAGGATTTGTCATAACGGATGAACAGCATCGTTTTGGTGTAGAACAACGTCGTGTACTGCGTGAAAAAGGCGAAAATCCGGATGTACTGTTCATGACCGCAACACCTATTCCGCGTACATTAGCCATTACAGCTTTTGGTGAGATGGATGTTTCGATTATTGATGAGTTGCCTGCCGGGCGTAAAGAGATTGAAACGCATTGGCTGAAAAAAGAACAGCTGAACAGTGTGCTGATGCGCATGACCCAAGAACTTGAAGCAGGCCGCCAAGCGTATGTCATTGCGCCATTAATCGAAGAGTCCGATAAACTGGATGTGCAAAATGCAGTGGAAGCTTACGAACAATTGAAGGCGTATTTCGGCACCCGTTTTGAAATCGGCCTGATGCATGGTCGACTGCATTCTGACGAAAAAGATGCGGTCATGCGAGCATTTAGTGATGGGGAAATTCATGTGCTTGTATCGACAACTGTTGTCGAAGTTGGGGTAAACGTACCAAACGCGACATTCATGACAATTTATGATGCCGAGCGTTTTGGTTTGGCGCAGCTTCACCAGCTGCGTGGACGTGTTGGTCGTGGAGAACATCAATCCTATTGTGTGCTGATTGCCGATCCGAAAACAGATGAAGGAAAAGAACGTATGATGAGTATGACCGAGACGAATGATGGTTTCCGCCTAGCTGAAAAAGATTTGGAGCTGCGAGGATCAGGGGATTTCTTCGGAAAACGGCAAAGCGGGTTGCCGGAATTTAAATTGGCCGACCTTGTCCATGATTACCGGGCTCTTGAAACGGCAAGACAGGATGCCGAGAAAATGCTCTATGATGAAGCATTCTGGAAAGATCAGGAATATGAATTTTTACGAGAAGATTTAACGGCTTCTGGAGTTATGCAAGGAGAACGAATCGATTAA
- a CDS encoding fatty acid biosynthesis transcriptional regulator (negative regulator of genes involved in fatty acid and phospholipid biosynthesis for gram positive bacteria) produces MKRSKKERQSLLTEQIADNPFVTDEQLAAEFNVSVQTIRLDRMELAIPELRERIKDVAAKKYDEVKSLPLDEVIGEIIDIELDNRAISIFDVGEEHVFQRNGIARGHHLFAQANSLAVAVIDDELALTVKSNVAFVKPVRAGNRVVTKAVVKGKNPDKNRTFIEVTSSVDNEVVFKGEFEMYRMKGEETT; encoded by the coding sequence ATGAAGCGTTCCAAAAAAGAGCGACAGTCGTTATTGACTGAACAGATCGCAGACAATCCTTTCGTGACAGATGAACAATTAGCAGCTGAATTTAATGTGAGCGTTCAAACAATTCGATTGGATCGCATGGAACTCGCTATTCCGGAATTGCGTGAACGTATTAAAGATGTTGCTGCTAAAAAATATGATGAAGTAAAATCGTTGCCACTTGATGAGGTCATCGGTGAAATTATTGATATAGAGCTGGATAATCGGGCAATTTCAATATTTGATGTTGGAGAAGAACATGTTTTCCAGCGCAACGGCATAGCGCGCGGTCACCATTTATTTGCACAGGCCAATTCTTTGGCGGTTGCAGTAATTGATGATGAGCTTGCCCTTACTGTAAAATCAAATGTAGCTTTCGTAAAGCCGGTTCGTGCAGGCAATCGTGTCGTAACGAAGGCTGTTGTAAAAGGGAAAAACCCTGATAAAAACCGTACATTTATCGAAGTGACTTCTTCCGTTGATAATGAAGTAGTTTTCAAGGGAGAGTTTGAAATGTATCGGATGAAAGGTGAAGAAACAACATGA